Proteins encoded in a region of the Novibacillus thermophilus genome:
- a CDS encoding transposase: MLGKERICHFEEIEQVLARELGLVGGKLPDTTILYKDLDRFDSQEKIHGLKQVNDQVNARQLKDQKTVILDFDSSVETLYGQQEEEGAANGWSIPRRIVTVRTKEVIDEEQMELCPEYGWAYEWIVTNLLWEGEDIWRFYNHRCGMENYIKEAKNGFALDAISNDGFYPNAADALLKLIAYNVYQGFTKEVTPQEAKTFTVSRMRRIFWMIPAVLVSHARQWTLKLWNGFAKQDLWISMLHRSHQIE; the protein is encoded by the coding sequence TTGCTTGGCAAAGAGCGAATTTGTCACTTTGAAGAAATCGAACAGGTTCTGGCCAGAGAACTGGGACTTGTGGGCGGAAAGTTACCCGACACCACGATCCTTTATAAAGACCTGGATCGATTCGACTCTCAAGAAAAAATCCATGGCCTTAAGCAAGTCAATGATCAGGTGAATGCTAGACAACTAAAAGATCAAAAAACGGTCATTCTTGATTTTGATTCATCTGTAGAAACTCTTTATGGCCAACAAGAAGAAGAAGGCGCTGCCAACGGCTGGAGCATTCCACGACGCATTGTCACTGTTCGTACCAAGGAAGTCATCGATGAAGAACAAATGGAGCTCTGTCCCGAGTACGGTTGGGCATACGAATGGATTGTGACCAACCTGTTATGGGAAGGAGAAGACATATGGCGTTTCTATAACCACCGCTGTGGAATGGAAAACTACATTAAGGAAGCTAAAAACGGTTTTGCTCTGGATGCCATCAGTAATGACGGGTTTTACCCGAATGCCGCTGATGCTCTACTTAAACTGATTGCTTACAATGTGTACCAGGGTTTCACGAAAGAAGTGACACCTCAAGAAGCCAAAACGTTCACAGTTTCCCGTATGAGACGTATCTTCTGGATGATTCCAGCCGTCCTCGTTTCACATGCCAGGCAATGGACACTTAAGCTGTGGAACGGTTTTGCGAAACAAGACCTGTGGATAAGTATGCTCCACCGTTCCCACCAAATTGAATGA
- a CDS encoding PadR family transcriptional regulator: MGLLHSGARYGHEIDKYMEQMKIRYWTKTNRATIYQTLQRIERKGWVTSDTEVVGNMPRRKIYTLTPKGKKALQEMVFAGLASQEIVTFDYSIAIGWLEVLPTQLVIDQVIQRKSFVEKIIHQFSQEDVEDTDIYIGRRANVRFLKSYYEMEREWLDWLLRELRKLKKTV; encoded by the coding sequence ATGGGGTTGTTGCATTCTGGTGCACGATACGGTCACGAAATAGATAAATACATGGAACAAATGAAAATTAGATATTGGACTAAAACCAATCGAGCCACAATTTATCAAACTCTTCAGAGGATCGAAAGGAAAGGCTGGGTAACGAGTGACACAGAAGTCGTAGGAAATATGCCGAGAAGAAAAATTTATACACTGACGCCTAAAGGAAAAAAGGCTTTACAAGAAATGGTGTTCGCTGGCCTTGCTTCACAAGAAATTGTCACTTTTGACTATTCGATCGCGATCGGATGGTTGGAGGTTTTGCCTACACAATTAGTCATAGATCAAGTTATCCAAAGGAAAAGCTTTGTAGAAAAAATTATTCACCAATTTTCGCAAGAAGATGTAGAGGACACGGATATTTATATAGGCCGAAGGGCTAATGTGAGATTTTTAAAATCGTATTACGAAATGGAGAGAGAGTGGCTGGATTGGTTATTACGTGAACTGAGAAAGTTGAAAAAAACGGTTTAA
- a CDS encoding PLP-dependent aminotransferase family protein — translation MKYVHIVDEIIRQIEEGLLKPGHKLPSIRALSKEFACSKNTVIRAYQELESKHLIYSVPKSGYYVVDNHRFRLSHSTENKKIDFLSAGPDRHVMPFRDFQHCINQAIETYKHEMFVYSEPQGLYSLREQLVQYLRNNQVFTTPERICVVSGSQQALNLFVSLPFPNGKHKICVEQPTHASFIESIQVHQTASIGIEITGKGIDLKRLEEIFKRGDVKFFYTVSRFHNPTGYSYTNTQKRKIVELAQKYDVYIIEDDYMGDLDLNLKHDPMFAYDPSGRVIYTKSFSKVMLPGLRLGLAVIPDAIRERFLQAKFAQDLHSPVLTQGALEIYLKSGMFDAHIHKMRLMYSKKAALLQQAYRDHLPSIVSFSKSLSGFYSTIALPEPLKAKQLIQLLEQENVYIDDASKMFLPEFAKDNVLRLSISQVEEELIDRGIQKIANGINKLMLKKRQIYSFRWT, via the coding sequence ATGAAATACGTACACATTGTGGATGAAATTATTCGACAAATCGAAGAAGGTCTTTTAAAGCCCGGCCATAAGTTGCCTTCCATTCGCGCTCTATCCAAGGAGTTTGCGTGCAGTAAAAATACGGTTATCAGAGCTTATCAGGAGTTGGAGAGCAAGCACTTAATCTATTCGGTGCCTAAAAGCGGTTACTACGTTGTAGACAACCATCGTTTCCGACTAAGCCATTCGACAGAGAACAAAAAGATTGATTTTCTATCTGCCGGTCCAGATCGACACGTAATGCCTTTTCGTGATTTTCAACACTGCATCAACCAGGCTATTGAAACATATAAGCATGAGATGTTTGTGTACTCGGAGCCCCAAGGGTTGTACTCCCTGCGGGAGCAACTGGTCCAGTATTTGCGAAACAATCAAGTTTTTACCACTCCGGAGCGGATATGTGTCGTTTCCGGTTCCCAGCAGGCCTTAAATCTCTTCGTTTCACTGCCGTTTCCCAACGGGAAACATAAAATATGCGTGGAACAGCCAACCCATGCCAGTTTTATCGAATCCATTCAAGTACATCAAACAGCATCCATCGGTATTGAGATCACAGGCAAGGGAATCGACTTGAAACGTCTGGAGGAGATTTTTAAGCGCGGTGATGTCAAGTTTTTCTATACTGTTTCACGGTTCCACAACCCTACGGGGTACAGCTACACGAATACACAGAAGCGAAAAATTGTCGAATTGGCTCAAAAATACGACGTCTACATTATCGAAGACGACTATATGGGGGATCTGGATCTGAATTTGAAACACGACCCTATGTTTGCTTATGATCCTTCTGGGAGAGTCATCTATACGAAAAGCTTCTCAAAGGTGATGCTGCCTGGCTTGCGCCTGGGACTCGCCGTCATTCCTGATGCCATAAGAGAGAGGTTTTTGCAGGCCAAGTTCGCGCAAGATTTGCACTCTCCGGTACTCACCCAAGGAGCACTTGAAATTTATCTGAAAAGTGGAATGTTTGATGCCCATATCCATAAGATGAGACTGATGTACAGCAAAAAGGCCGCGCTGCTACAACAAGCGTATAGGGACCATTTGCCTTCTATCGTTTCCTTTTCAAAATCGCTATCCGGATTCTACTCCACGATCGCATTACCTGAACCGCTAAAGGCCAAGCAGCTCATTCAACTTTTAGAACAGGAAAATGTGTACATCGACGATGCATCCAAAATGTTCCTACCCGAATTTGCAAAAGATAACGTCCTAAGGCTGAGTATTTCTCAAGTGGAAGAAGAACTGATCGATCGTGGCATTCAAAAAATAGCGAACGGCATTAACAAATTAATGCTCAAGAAAAGGCAGATCTATTCTTTTCGGTGGACCTAA
- the blaOXA gene encoding class D beta-lactamase, which translates to MKKLVIVLLTLFMVGATVGILTGANTADNKIKELQADRLFADTSGTIVMKNLKNNKMYAYNFKRSKERFTPESTFKVPNALIGLEEKAVEDEYDVKRWDGTVRQFEEWNRDHTLGSGMRHSVIWYYQAMARDIGAEKMQDHLNRINYGNRDISGGIDTFWLDSSLKISALEQIAFMERLVKETLPFHKQTMKIVKRIMIEDEQDTYTIHGKTGTRLSDTGLGWYVGFVETKKDIWVFATNVDGSGSTAKDITLKCLNKLRIIKSHVD; encoded by the coding sequence ATGAAAAAGTTAGTGATCGTGCTTCTTACCTTGTTCATGGTTGGAGCAACGGTTGGTATCCTGACTGGAGCCAATACAGCTGACAACAAAATAAAGGAACTTCAGGCCGATCGCCTTTTTGCTGACACATCAGGGACGATCGTTATGAAAAACCTAAAGAATAACAAAATGTACGCTTACAATTTTAAGCGAAGCAAGGAGAGATTTACGCCGGAATCCACGTTCAAGGTGCCTAACGCGCTGATCGGTTTAGAAGAAAAGGCCGTAGAGGATGAATACGATGTCAAACGCTGGGATGGGACCGTTCGGCAATTCGAAGAATGGAACAGAGACCATACTCTAGGTTCAGGAATGCGGCATTCGGTTATATGGTATTACCAGGCAATGGCTCGAGATATTGGGGCAGAGAAGATGCAAGATCACCTGAATCGCATAAATTACGGCAATCGCGACATTTCAGGCGGCATCGATACGTTCTGGCTTGACAGCAGTTTAAAAATATCCGCTCTAGAACAGATCGCGTTCATGGAGCGGCTTGTAAAAGAAACATTGCCGTTTCATAAGCAAACGATGAAAATCGTCAAAAGGATCATGATCGAAGATGAACAGGATACTTACACGATTCACGGCAAAACGGGCACCAGGTTATCCGATACAGGTCTTGGGTGGTATGTCGGGTTTGTGGAGACGAAGAAGGACATTTGGGTATTTGCCACAAACGTTGACGGGAGTGGCTCCACCGCGAAAGACATTACACTTAAGTGTTTAAATAAACTGCGGATTATTAAAAGTCACGTGGATTGA
- a CDS encoding DUF418 domain-containing protein — MNGSFSKKRAISLDLARGFMLLLIVMAHAPLLLYGSGPGIMSRPESVTFLDKLLNSIGELFIDNRARSLFSVLFGYGLVMMFENQLSKGCSKKEAKKTIRRRSLYLILFGFILTVFIGGQDILMTYGVAGLLVSWLLLRQNKVLITVTVFVTLIVVSYLPFVWGFLLYQNGRYGFSTVFSTNHDYMQSVMEAMFYFPMIPLLIHFLFPVLPSVLAGMWFGRKQLFTKVLQPSRRLKTVAAIGIAISILGALPLVLIGELWEPSLFLAGIVYGIHIITGIAGGIGYAALFGILGNLLKNPGWFIKSLTSLGKRSLTFFVLNETLLVLLFSPVALGLGGVLDNTGATFVAISIWVLAVAIAYVLERYHMNGPLESLMRHLVYKK, encoded by the coding sequence ATGAACGGATCATTTTCTAAAAAACGGGCTATTTCACTTGATTTAGCGAGAGGCTTTATGCTTCTGCTCATCGTAATGGCACATGCCCCACTATTGCTGTACGGATCTGGCCCAGGGATCATGAGCCGGCCAGAAAGTGTTACCTTTTTGGATAAACTTCTTAATTCCATTGGTGAACTTTTTATAGATAATCGTGCACGGTCTTTATTTTCAGTTCTATTCGGATACGGATTAGTGATGATGTTCGAAAACCAACTTTCAAAGGGTTGCTCAAAAAAAGAAGCAAAGAAAACAATTAGGCGTCGTTCTCTATATCTAATCTTGTTCGGATTTATATTAACCGTATTTATTGGCGGCCAAGATATTTTAATGACTTACGGTGTTGCCGGCCTCTTAGTGAGTTGGTTGTTATTACGCCAGAATAAAGTCTTAATCACGGTTACAGTGTTTGTCACACTAATCGTTGTATCATATCTCCCATTTGTGTGGGGGTTCCTTTTGTATCAAAACGGCCGTTATGGCTTTAGCACTGTCTTTTCCACGAATCATGATTATATGCAGTCGGTAATGGAAGCAATGTTCTATTTTCCCATGATCCCTCTCCTCATTCATTTCCTTTTCCCCGTTCTCCCCTCTGTTCTGGCAGGGATGTGGTTTGGAAGAAAACAACTGTTTACGAAAGTGCTTCAACCAAGTAGAAGATTAAAAACGGTGGCTGCGATTGGTATTGCCATCTCCATCCTAGGTGCCCTTCCATTAGTACTGATCGGTGAACTGTGGGAGCCAAGTTTGTTTTTAGCTGGCATCGTTTATGGAATTCACATCATAACCGGCATTGCTGGCGGAATAGGATATGCAGCGTTATTTGGAATTCTTGGCAACCTTCTTAAAAATCCTGGTTGGTTCATTAAATCATTAACTTCTTTAGGAAAACGTTCACTCACATTTTTTGTTCTCAATGAAACCTTATTAGTCCTTCTATTTTCACCTGTTGCATTAGGTTTAGGCGGAGTATTAGACAACACTGGAGCCACGTTTGTTGCAATTTCCATATGGGTTTTAGCCGTCGCTATTGCTTATGTACTGGAAAGGTACCACATGAATGGACCACTTGAATCCCTCATGCGACACTTAGTTTATAAAAAATAA
- a CDS encoding MerR family transcriptional regulator, with the protein MYGIGKVASETNLTVRTLRYYDEINLLRPSHVAESGYRYYSKKDVLKLHRILALKELGFNLNQIKEILDQNQWKNVFEEHLAYIAKERERLSYLEKLSRLCLQLSIVEQDISWDNIFRYVRQSREGQRQKTKFLNEYFDERELEILNNPLFDIGEEKAMALVDLLKTAHEQKHEDPYAPKSQALAERLTRFLNDAFHGDDTLINKYWELQKRSPEESALIVLDQDVIQYIDDIMDVYAERLEEGH; encoded by the coding sequence ATGTACGGTATTGGTAAAGTCGCATCCGAAACGAACTTGACCGTTCGCACACTCAGGTATTACGACGAAATAAATTTGTTGCGGCCATCCCATGTTGCAGAATCAGGCTACCGCTACTACTCGAAAAAAGATGTTCTGAAATTGCACAGAATTCTTGCATTGAAGGAACTTGGCTTTAATTTGAATCAAATTAAGGAGATTCTCGATCAAAATCAATGGAAAAATGTTTTTGAAGAACATTTAGCGTATATCGCAAAGGAAAGGGAACGGCTGAGCTATCTGGAGAAATTGTCTCGCCTTTGTTTACAACTTTCCATTGTGGAACAGGACATAAGCTGGGACAACATTTTTCGCTATGTTCGACAGTCCCGAGAGGGGCAAAGACAGAAAACGAAATTTTTAAACGAATACTTTGACGAAAGGGAATTGGAAATTTTAAATAACCCTTTGTTTGATATTGGCGAAGAGAAAGCGATGGCGTTGGTAGATTTATTAAAAACAGCACATGAACAAAAGCACGAAGACCCGTACGCCCCAAAGTCTCAGGCATTGGCTGAACGCTTGACGCGCTTTTTAAATGACGCCTTTCACGGAGATGACACTCTGATTAACAAGTATTGGGAGCTGCAAAAGCGCTCACCCGAGGAATCTGCCTTAATTGTTTTGGACCAAGATGTCATTCAGTATATCGACGATATCATGGACGTTTATGCAGAAAGGTTAGAAGAAGGTCATTGA
- a CDS encoding helix-turn-helix domain-containing protein — protein MFTQSFKSLGRKNADQKRDDGVFVPFPITNRDFANMISTSRESISRTLNQLKRDHLLETNRDGIRICERRENGY, from the coding sequence ATGTTTACTCAATCATTCAAATCGCTGGGGAGAAAAAATGCGGACCAAAAAAGGGATGACGGCGTTTTCGTCCCGTTCCCCATCACCAACCGGGACTTCGCCAACATGATCAGCACTTCGCGCGAATCGATTAGCCGTACGCTCAATCAACTAAAAAGAGATCATCTGTTAGAGACGAACCGTGACGGGATTCGCATATGCGAAAGAAGAGAAAACGGGTATTGA
- a CDS encoding glycine betaine ABC transporter substrate-binding protein, whose protein sequence is MGLRKLVVVLFVGVVLALAACGGEGASDGSSDADSTEGDGGEEAVSEEKGTITIGMNNWAENIAVSNMWKIVLEERGYDVELMPVEKAALYEGLASGELDIGMEIWLPNTDKAHYERYEEEIDLRDTWYEGTDLALVVPSYVENVTSIEDLEANKDQFHSQIVGIEPGASIMGLTEEVIAEYGLSYELVGSSEPAMLAELQKSVESEEPIVVTLWKPHWAFAEMDLRLLEDPKNIYGDAENIYYAARQGLEEEQPEIVEWFDNFMLDDEQLGSLMAAIEEADSEAEGAQSWIDENRELIDEWTNTSK, encoded by the coding sequence ATGGGTTTAAGGAAATTAGTTGTTGTGTTGTTTGTAGGGGTTGTTCTCGCACTCGCCGCGTGCGGAGGAGAGGGCGCATCTGATGGCTCTTCTGACGCTGACAGCACGGAAGGGGACGGCGGAGAAGAAGCCGTCAGTGAAGAGAAAGGGACGATTACGATTGGCATGAACAATTGGGCTGAGAACATAGCGGTTTCGAATATGTGGAAAATTGTGCTAGAAGAGCGGGGTTACGACGTGGAATTGATGCCGGTAGAAAAGGCGGCTTTGTACGAAGGATTGGCAAGTGGAGAATTAGATATTGGAATGGAGATTTGGCTGCCGAATACAGACAAAGCCCATTATGAACGGTACGAAGAAGAGATCGACTTGCGCGACACGTGGTATGAGGGCACTGACCTGGCGCTCGTCGTCCCTTCTTACGTAGAGAATGTGACGAGCATTGAAGATCTCGAAGCGAACAAGGACCAGTTTCATTCACAGATCGTCGGGATTGAACCTGGCGCCAGCATCATGGGGCTCACTGAAGAAGTTATCGCCGAATACGGTCTCAGTTACGAGCTGGTCGGTTCGTCAGAGCCGGCAATGTTAGCCGAACTGCAAAAAAGCGTCGAGAGTGAAGAACCGATCGTTGTAACCTTGTGGAAGCCTCACTGGGCGTTTGCGGAGATGGATTTGAGACTGTTGGAAGACCCGAAAAATATTTACGGTGACGCAGAGAACATCTACTATGCAGCACGTCAAGGCCTAGAAGAAGAACAGCCTGAGATTGTAGAATGGTTTGACAACTTCATGTTAGACGACGAGCAGTTAGGAAGTCTGATGGCGGCCATCGAAGAAGCGGATTCTGAAGCAGAAGGCGCGCAAAGCTGGATAGATGAAAACCGGGAACTCATTGATGAGTGGACGAACACGTCAAAATAA
- a CDS encoding nitrilase-related carbon-nitrogen hydrolase: MLKAAGIQFCSEPGNVKSNVRRAVSMVNAAVEQGARLVVLPELWPYGYNLSPDQFAQLAETVEGNVMVTFRALAQKLEVVMVVPFAERANHRLYIAAAVIEQNGALIGVYRKSFLWGREKHIFTPGEREYPVFQTSVGKLGVLMCYDAEFPESSRLISLQQADLIVVPAVWSVQAERRWDIQLPARALDNTVFVMGVNAVGGNSCGKSKFVRPDGIVLTEAPRSKEAVLICEMDSAVTTEVRGSIPYLKDYDFTVIPGRNGEAGIHKENDEQLHEGKGHSRKRWE, translated from the coding sequence ATGCTGAAGGCGGCCGGGATACAATTTTGTTCCGAACCAGGGAATGTCAAAAGCAACGTCAGACGGGCCGTGTCGATGGTGAACGCCGCTGTGGAACAAGGAGCTCGATTGGTTGTCCTCCCGGAGTTGTGGCCGTACGGGTACAATTTGTCCCCAGACCAGTTTGCCCAGTTGGCGGAAACAGTGGAAGGGAACGTCATGGTGACGTTCCGTGCCCTTGCGCAGAAACTGGAGGTCGTGATGGTGGTGCCATTTGCGGAGAGAGCGAATCACCGTTTGTACATTGCGGCGGCCGTCATTGAACAGAACGGTGCTTTAATTGGCGTTTACCGCAAATCTTTTCTGTGGGGGCGAGAAAAGCACATTTTCACCCCAGGAGAAAGAGAGTATCCCGTCTTTCAGACATCGGTTGGCAAGCTGGGGGTGCTGATGTGCTATGATGCAGAATTTCCCGAATCGAGCCGCCTCATCTCACTGCAGCAGGCCGACCTCATTGTTGTGCCCGCTGTTTGGAGTGTGCAGGCAGAAAGGAGATGGGACATACAACTTCCGGCACGGGCGCTGGACAATACGGTGTTCGTCATGGGTGTCAACGCAGTCGGCGGGAACAGTTGTGGAAAGAGCAAATTCGTCAGACCCGACGGCATCGTCCTCACTGAGGCGCCTCGGTCGAAAGAGGCAGTTTTGATCTGTGAAATGGATAGCGCCGTCACAACAGAAGTGCGCGGGTCCATCCCGTACTTAAAAGATTACGATTTTACTGTCATTCCAGGACGTAATGGGGAAGCTGGAATTCATAAGGAAAATGATGAACAGTTACATGAGGGAAAGGGACACTCACGAAAACGGTGGGAGTGA
- a CDS encoding alpha/beta-type small acid-soluble spore protein, giving the protein MTRRNRRERLAPRAQDALDRLKEETARELDIETGADQTARNNGAVGGQIVRKLIQLGEESLGKKA; this is encoded by the coding sequence GTGACACGCCGTAACCGACGTGAACGGTTAGCGCCCAGGGCTCAAGACGCGTTGGATCGTTTGAAAGAGGAAACGGCTCGAGAACTCGACATTGAAACGGGAGCCGACCAAACCGCCCGGAATAACGGTGCTGTCGGAGGGCAAATAGTGAGAAAGCTGATTCAGCTGGGAGAAGAGTCCCTCGGGAAGAAGGCTTAG
- the rocF gene encoding arginase — MLRQITVIGVPMDLGADRRGVDMGPSAIRYANLQGKLQQIGFEVEDIGNLQVPTPETYEIGDTKLKYLREIVRVNEELAQTVTSVMEKGGFPLVLGGDHSIAIGTIAGVSRLQKRTGVIWFDAHGDLNTAETSPSGNIHGMPLAASLGWGHPDLTNCAGDGPKISPEHVALIGVRSLDEGEKRAIQENGIHVFTMHEIDRMGMAKVVEEALHIVTNGTDGVHLSLDLDGIDPNEAPGVGTPVAGGVTYRESHLALEIISQADVLTSAEFVEVNPILDVENKTAKVAVALIGSVFGERVL, encoded by the coding sequence ATGTTACGGCAAATAACAGTCATCGGCGTACCGATGGATTTGGGCGCCGACCGGCGCGGAGTCGACATGGGACCGAGCGCGATACGCTATGCGAACCTTCAGGGCAAATTGCAGCAAATCGGGTTTGAAGTGGAAGATATAGGAAACCTGCAAGTGCCGACGCCGGAGACGTACGAGATAGGCGACACGAAGCTGAAGTACTTGCGTGAAATTGTTCGTGTCAACGAAGAGCTGGCCCAAACAGTCACGAGTGTGATGGAGAAAGGGGGCTTTCCCCTCGTATTGGGTGGTGACCACAGTATTGCCATCGGGACCATTGCCGGCGTATCTCGCCTCCAGAAGAGGACGGGTGTCATTTGGTTTGACGCCCACGGTGATCTGAACACCGCAGAGACCTCGCCGTCCGGTAATATTCACGGTATGCCCTTGGCCGCAAGTTTGGGGTGGGGCCATCCGGACCTGACGAATTGCGCCGGTGATGGGCCTAAAATTTCACCGGAACACGTGGCGCTCATCGGAGTCCGTTCCTTAGACGAAGGAGAAAAAAGGGCGATACAGGAGAACGGAATTCACGTCTTTACGATGCATGAAATCGATCGAATGGGGATGGCCAAAGTTGTCGAGGAAGCTCTCCACATTGTCACGAATGGGACAGACGGCGTACACCTCAGTCTCGATCTGGACGGGATCGATCCGAACGAAGCGCCGGGTGTCGGGACCCCAGTAGCCGGGGGAGTAACCTACCGCGAATCCCACTTGGCTTTGGAAATCATTTCTCAGGCTGACGTGTTGACATCTGCCGAATTCGTAGAAGTGAATCCGATTCTCGATGTAGAAAATAAAACGGCGAAAGTGGCGGTCGCTTTAATAGGGTCTGTTTTTGGGGAACGCGTGTTGTAA
- the sigW gene encoding RNA polymerase sigma factor SigW, with the protein MQEEQLEPRLVEQAKEGNQSAFIQLVERYKDKIYSLCLRMLRSAEDAEDAAQETFLRVYTNLHRFDPKHQFSTWIYRIASNLCIDRIRKKKPNHSLDEPIRGDEGGRDRLSQQAGDEPTPEESLIALETRKRVVDALEQLPAHYRAVIVLRYFHDLSLAEIGEILSLPVTTVKTRVHRGREALRRLLSPLE; encoded by the coding sequence ATGCAAGAAGAGCAATTGGAACCCCGGCTGGTAGAGCAAGCGAAAGAAGGCAACCAGTCGGCTTTTATTCAGCTAGTCGAGCGGTACAAGGATAAAATATACTCCTTATGTTTACGCATGTTGCGTTCTGCCGAAGATGCTGAGGACGCTGCACAAGAAACGTTTTTACGCGTCTACACGAACTTACACCGCTTTGATCCAAAGCACCAGTTTTCGACGTGGATCTACCGCATAGCGTCTAACTTGTGCATCGACCGCATTCGCAAAAAAAAGCCGAACCACTCGTTAGATGAGCCCATAAGGGGAGACGAAGGGGGACGGGATCGGTTAAGCCAGCAGGCGGGCGATGAACCGACGCCGGAAGAATCCCTTATAGCATTAGAGACGCGAAAGCGCGTGGTCGATGCGTTAGAGCAGTTGCCGGCTCACTATCGAGCGGTCATCGTTTTACGTTATTTTCATGATTTGTCGTTGGCAGAAATCGGGGAAATTCTTTCCTTGCCGGTGACCACGGTGAAGACTCGTGTCCACAGGGGACGGGAAGCGCTGCGTCGCCTCCTCTCACCGCTGGAATGA
- a CDS encoding anti-sigma factor family protein yields the protein MEEGVADVDCRTSRLMMHRYLDGDLSEDEQQELRQHFNVCSACLKHFRELDYTVTALQADAIVDAPSDFTEKLFQQLPKKTSGRRSAWGKGCGDTPLSLRHPFFSS from the coding sequence ATGGAGGAAGGAGTGGCCGATGTGGACTGTCGAACGAGTCGCTTGATGATGCACCGCTATTTGGACGGTGATCTATCAGAAGACGAGCAGCAGGAATTGCGGCAACATTTTAATGTCTGTTCGGCCTGTTTAAAACATTTCCGCGAGCTGGACTACACGGTTACAGCGCTTCAAGCAGATGCGATCGTCGACGCACCGTCCGATTTTACTGAAAAGTTGTTTCAGCAGCTTCCCAAAAAAACTTCTGGGCGACGGTCTGCCTGGGGGAAAGGTTGCGGCGACACCCCTTTATCTTTGCGGCATCCATTTTTCTCATCTTGA
- a CDS encoding polymer-forming cytoskeletal protein, with translation MSTSFVAAWNKPTEFSMTTDPENLDAIVIDAETQSVRIPEGHTVEGDLIVRGGKVDVRGEVTGNVVAVDGEVVLASTAHIYGKKEEIDQVFDWIWFESRRLLEKLWPGGRDEGD, from the coding sequence ATGAGCACCAGTTTTGTAGCCGCTTGGAACAAGCCGACTGAATTCTCGATGACGACGGACCCTGAGAATTTAGATGCTATCGTCATCGATGCAGAGACACAATCAGTCCGCATTCCGGAAGGGCACACGGTCGAAGGGGATTTAATCGTACGCGGCGGTAAGGTGGATGTGCGAGGAGAAGTGACGGGTAACGTGGTGGCGGTTGACGGTGAAGTCGTGTTAGCTTCCACAGCACACATATACGGTAAAAAAGAAGAAATCGATCAAGTATTTGATTGGATTTGGTTTGAGTCCCGGCGGTTGTTGGAAAAACTTTGGCCGGGGGGACGTGACGAGGGAGATTGA